Proteins from a single region of Chryseobacterium sp. W4I1:
- a CDS encoding PaaI family thioesterase, translating to MTPRQIADYMFGQDYFSQWMNIKMIEVKENYCLIEMPIKKEMINGLKTVHGGVTFAFADSALAFSSNNTGDAAVALNCIINFTKAGKEGDVFRAESILVNDTRKTAVYDIKITNQNNDLIAKFVGTVYKIGKKVTEL from the coding sequence ATGACGCCGAGACAAATTGCAGATTATATGTTCGGTCAGGATTATTTTTCCCAATGGATGAATATCAAAATGATCGAAGTCAAAGAAAACTATTGCTTAATAGAAATGCCCATCAAGAAAGAGATGATCAATGGGCTTAAAACGGTTCACGGTGGTGTGACGTTCGCTTTTGCAGATTCTGCACTGGCATTTTCATCCAATAATACCGGAGATGCGGCCGTGGCCCTGAACTGTATCATCAATTTTACCAAAGCAGGAAAAGAAGGTGATGTTTTCAGAGCAGAAAGCATTCTGGTGAATGATACCAGAAAAACAGCCGTTTACGACATCAAAATTACCAATCAAAACAATGACTTGATTGCAAAATTCGTCGGAACCGTCTATAAAATTGGAAAAAAAGTAACTGAACTATAA
- a CDS encoding transferase hexapeptide repeat family protein, producing MNIYSYHGIRPIIKPSAYIHPQAVIIGNVEIGEEVYIGPNAVIRGDWGKIIIKDGANVQENCTLHVFPNIETILEESAHIGHGAIIHSGHIGKNCLVGMNSVVMDKAVIGDECIIGALAFVPANFRCEPRKLIVGSPAKIIRDVSDEMIHWKTEGTKLYQQLAREGKEAILPCEPFSEYVEQIPTKTVDYSIWADLK from the coding sequence ATGAACATCTACTCATACCACGGTATCCGTCCCATCATCAAACCTTCTGCCTATATTCATCCGCAGGCCGTGATCATCGGAAATGTGGAAATCGGCGAAGAAGTATATATCGGTCCCAATGCTGTGATCCGCGGTGACTGGGGGAAAATTATTATTAAAGATGGAGCCAACGTCCAGGAAAACTGTACCCTTCATGTGTTCCCGAATATTGAGACCATCCTGGAAGAATCAGCCCATATTGGTCACGGAGCGATCATCCATTCCGGGCATATCGGTAAAAACTGTCTTGTAGGAATGAATTCGGTAGTGATGGATAAAGCCGTTATCGGTGACGAATGCATCATCGGAGCTCTGGCTTTTGTTCCTGCTAATTTCAGATGTGAACCTAGAAAATTAATTGTGGGAAGCCCTGCCAAAATTATCCGTGATGTTTCCGATGAAATGATCCATTGGAAAACCGAAGGAACCAAACTCTATCAACAGCTGGCAAGAGAAGGAAAAGAGGCTATTCTTCCATGTGAACCGTTTTCTGAATATGTAGAACAGATTCCTACCAAAACTGTTGATTACAGCATTTGGGCAGATTTAAAATAA
- the pcaF gene encoding 3-oxoadipyl-CoA thiolase, translating into MNNVYIIDYVRTPISKLQGGLSEVRADDLAAVVIKEVMDRNPEVPAEEIEDVIFGCANQAGEDNRNVARMALLLAGLPYKIGGETVNRLCASGMSAVANAFRSIAAGEGEIYIAGGVEHMTRSPYVMSKPGAAFGRDSQMFDTTFGWRFVNPKMKEMYGVDGMGETAENLADMHNISREDQDKFALWSQQKATKAQQSGRLAEEIVKVEIPQKKGEPKIFDQDEFIKPTSSMEGLGKLRPAFRKEGTVTAGNASGMNDGAAALILASEEAVKKYGLKPKAKILGSAVAGVEPRIMGIGPVEAAQKLLKRLNLSLNDMDIIELNEAFAAQALAVTRSLGLKDDDSRVNPNGGAIAIGHPLGVSGARIIGSAAMELQKQDKKYALCTLCIGVGQGYAMVIEKV; encoded by the coding sequence ATGAACAACGTATATATCATAGACTACGTAAGAACACCAATTTCAAAATTACAGGGCGGGTTATCAGAAGTAAGAGCTGATGATTTGGCTGCAGTAGTTATCAAAGAAGTTATGGACAGAAATCCTGAAGTTCCTGCTGAGGAAATTGAGGACGTTATTTTCGGGTGTGCCAACCAGGCAGGAGAAGATAACCGTAACGTAGCGAGAATGGCTCTTTTATTGGCAGGGTTGCCTTACAAAATCGGAGGGGAAACAGTAAACAGGCTTTGTGCTTCAGGAATGTCCGCGGTGGCTAATGCTTTCCGTTCCATTGCTGCGGGAGAAGGTGAAATTTATATTGCAGGCGGCGTAGAACACATGACCCGTTCGCCTTACGTAATGTCTAAGCCGGGTGCTGCTTTCGGAAGAGACAGCCAGATGTTTGACACCACTTTCGGATGGCGTTTTGTTAATCCTAAAATGAAAGAAATGTACGGGGTAGACGGAATGGGGGAAACAGCAGAGAATCTTGCAGATATGCACAATATCAGCAGAGAAGATCAGGATAAATTTGCCCTTTGGTCTCAGCAGAAAGCTACAAAAGCTCAGCAAAGCGGAAGACTGGCGGAAGAAATTGTAAAAGTTGAAATTCCTCAGAAAAAAGGCGAGCCTAAAATTTTTGATCAGGATGAATTCATTAAACCTACTTCTTCTATGGAAGGTTTAGGAAAACTTCGTCCGGCTTTCAGAAAAGAAGGAACCGTAACCGCAGGAAATGCTTCAGGAATGAATGACGGAGCAGCAGCTCTTATCCTGGCCAGTGAAGAAGCCGTGAAAAAATATGGTTTAAAACCAAAAGCGAAGATTTTAGGATCTGCAGTAGCTGGCGTAGAGCCTAGAATTATGGGGATTGGACCAGTAGAGGCCGCCCAAAAATTATTAAAAAGATTAAATCTTTCTCTGAACGATATGGACATCATTGAACTGAACGAAGCATTTGCAGCACAGGCTTTAGCCGTGACTAGAAGCTTAGGTTTGAAAGATGATGATTCCAGAGTGAATCCAAACGGAGGAGCTATTGCCATTGGCCACCCACTGGGAGTTTCCGGAGCAAGAATCATTGGTTCTGCCGCTATGGAACTTCAGAAGCAAGATAAGAAATATGCATTGTGTACCCTTTGTATCGGTGTAGGACAAGGCTATGCAATGGTCATTGAAAAAGTATAA
- a CDS encoding SMI1/KNR4 family protein: MRLQNGGLVDKSCFPTSEENSWADDHIAITGIMGIGREKTYSICGELGSQFMIDEWGYPAIGVYICDCPSAGHDMVMLDYSNCGKDGEPEVVHIDQEDDYKKILLAKDFETFIKGLKSEEEFDGE; this comes from the coding sequence ATGAGACTGCAGAACGGCGGGTTGGTTGATAAATCCTGTTTTCCTACATCAGAAGAGAACTCTTGGGCAGATGATCATATTGCCATTACCGGAATTATGGGAATCGGAAGAGAGAAAACCTATTCCATTTGTGGAGAACTCGGAAGCCAATTCATGATCGATGAGTGGGGATATCCGGCAATCGGTGTTTATATATGCGACTGTCCTTCAGCAGGACATGATATGGTTATGCTGGATTATTCCAATTGTGGAAAAGATGGAGAGCCTGAAGTGGTTCACATTGATCAGGAAGATGATTATAAAAAGATATTGCTGGCCAAAGACTTTGAAACTTTCATAAAAGGATTGAAATCTGAAGAAGAATTTGACGGGGAATAA
- the paaZ gene encoding phenylacetic acid degradation bifunctional protein PaaZ has protein sequence MEKLKNYIYGEWVEGTGNGMPLYNAVTGEQVAVSDTEGLNFEQALDYGRTVGYKNLSSMTFYDRGEMLKKVALYLLERKKKYYELSYKTGATHADSWVDIEGGFGTFFTYSGLAKRMLPNTPFWVDGETQKISANGTFLGTHILTPSEGVSIQINAYNFPVWGMLEKLSTSLLAGVPSIVKPSPYGSYLTNAVFQDMIESGVLPEGALQLVCGEPGNILDYVQDGDSVLFTGSAHTGRKLKSMPSIAGNAVRFNMEADSLNCSILGLDAKPGTPEFDLFIKEVRTEMTTKAGQKCTAIRRIIVPEHLIGDVQNALSKALDQTKIGNPLSRETRMGSLVGKQQYDEVVRKVNILKSETELIYDGKHELVDADYDNGAFMSPKLFLNDKPFEKNISHDVEAFGPVSTLMPYKDAEEAAALAKRGKGSLVGSIISHDENFIAETSWKMASQHGRIFVLNRDNAKESTGHGSPLPTLMHGGPGRAGGGEEMGGLNGLHFFLQKTAIQGSPDVLKAITKVYQQGAEKKFSDKHPFQKYFEEVEVGDSLETAGRTVTDADIVNFSNVSWDHFYAHTDATSLTGTIFDKTVAHGYFILSAAAGLFVSGKKGPVIANYGLENCSFFKPVYAGDTITVYLTAKEKINRGVKGRNIPSGVVKWLVEVVNQRDEIVCVATILTLVAKHSPFIDLNVKNVQKILGGLTESTQPSWGKMSPQQMIEHLEHGVLVSLGEPEADKCFTPEEQLEKWQDSLYNHRKMPKDFPAPFLAEDETLLELKHKNLDAAKQSFLDNLQRFTVYYRENPQAEHMNFVFGKLNKEMWELMHKKHFTHHFEQFGLI, from the coding sequence ATGGAAAAACTGAAAAATTACATCTACGGAGAATGGGTAGAAGGTACCGGAAACGGAATGCCTTTATACAATGCCGTTACAGGCGAGCAGGTTGCTGTTTCAGATACAGAAGGGCTTAATTTTGAGCAGGCCCTTGACTACGGAAGAACAGTAGGCTACAAAAACCTTTCTTCCATGACGTTTTATGACAGAGGAGAGATGCTGAAAAAAGTGGCTCTTTATCTTTTGGAAAGAAAGAAAAAATATTACGAATTATCATATAAAACCGGAGCTACCCACGCAGATTCATGGGTAGATATAGAAGGAGGTTTCGGCACTTTCTTTACCTATTCCGGATTGGCAAAAAGAATGCTTCCAAACACTCCGTTTTGGGTGGATGGGGAAACTCAGAAAATCTCTGCCAACGGAACTTTTCTGGGAACTCATATTCTTACACCAAGTGAAGGGGTTTCTATACAGATCAATGCCTATAACTTTCCGGTTTGGGGAATGCTGGAAAAATTGTCAACATCCCTGTTGGCAGGTGTTCCTTCCATTGTAAAGCCATCTCCTTACGGTTCTTACTTAACGAATGCTGTTTTTCAGGATATGATCGAAAGTGGAGTGCTTCCGGAAGGTGCACTTCAATTGGTTTGCGGTGAGCCAGGAAATATCCTGGATTATGTTCAGGATGGTGATTCTGTGCTGTTCACCGGTTCTGCCCATACAGGAAGAAAACTGAAATCAATGCCTTCCATCGCAGGCAATGCAGTGCGTTTCAATATGGAAGCAGATTCACTCAACTGCTCCATTTTAGGTTTGGATGCAAAACCGGGCACTCCGGAATTTGATCTGTTCATTAAAGAAGTACGTACTGAAATGACCACAAAAGCAGGGCAGAAATGTACGGCAATCAGAAGAATTATTGTCCCTGAGCACCTCATCGGAGATGTTCAGAATGCTTTGTCTAAAGCTTTAGATCAAACCAAAATCGGAAACCCGTTAAGCAGAGAAACCAGAATGGGATCACTGGTAGGGAAACAGCAGTATGATGAGGTCGTTAGAAAAGTAAATATTTTAAAATCTGAAACCGAACTAATTTACGACGGAAAGCATGAGCTTGTAGATGCAGATTATGACAATGGAGCATTTATGAGCCCGAAACTGTTCTTAAACGATAAGCCTTTTGAGAAAAACATCTCTCACGATGTAGAAGCGTTCGGACCGGTTTCTACGTTAATGCCTTACAAAGATGCCGAAGAAGCAGCAGCTCTTGCTAAAAGAGGAAAAGGAAGCTTGGTAGGTTCTATTATTTCACATGATGAAAACTTTATCGCAGAAACGTCATGGAAAATGGCTTCCCAGCACGGCAGAATTTTTGTTCTGAACAGAGATAACGCCAAAGAAAGTACAGGTCACGGTTCACCGCTGCCTACACTGATGCATGGTGGTCCGGGAAGAGCTGGTGGAGGTGAGGAAATGGGCGGACTGAACGGTCTTCATTTCTTCCTTCAGAAAACAGCAATTCAGGGTTCTCCGGATGTGTTGAAGGCGATTACAAAAGTATATCAGCAGGGTGCAGAGAAAAAATTCTCAGACAAGCATCCGTTTCAGAAATATTTTGAAGAAGTGGAAGTAGGAGATTCACTGGAAACGGCAGGAAGAACCGTTACTGATGCGGATATCGTTAATTTCTCCAACGTTTCATGGGATCATTTCTATGCCCATACTGATGCAACCAGCTTAACCGGAACTATTTTCGACAAAACAGTTGCTCACGGATATTTCATCCTTTCTGCAGCAGCAGGGCTCTTCGTTTCAGGGAAAAAAGGACCTGTTATTGCAAACTATGGATTGGAAAACTGTTCATTCTTTAAACCCGTTTATGCAGGAGATACTATCACAGTGTATTTAACAGCAAAAGAAAAAATAAACAGAGGGGTAAAAGGAAGAAACATTCCTTCAGGCGTTGTAAAATGGCTGGTAGAAGTGGTGAATCAAAGAGATGAAATCGTTTGTGTAGCGACGATCTTAACATTGGTGGCAAAACATTCTCCTTTCATCGATCTGAATGTGAAAAATGTTCAGAAGATATTAGGAGGTTTAACAGAAAGCACACAGCCAAGTTGGGGTAAAATGTCTCCTCAGCAAATGATCGAACATCTGGAACATGGTGTTCTGGTAAGTTTAGGTGAGCCGGAGGCCGACAAATGTTTCACACCGGAAGAACAGTTGGAAAAATGGCAGGATTCACTTTATAACCATAGAAAAATGCCGAAAGATTTCCCTGCTCCATTCCTGGCTGAAGATGAAACCTTATTGGAATTGAAGCATAAAAATCTGGATGCTGCCAAACAGTCTTTCCTGGATAACTTACAAAGATTTACAGTGTATTACAGAGAAAATCCACAAGCAGAGCATATGAATTTTGTATTTGGAAAACTGAATAAAGAAATGTGGGAACTGATGCATAAAAAGCATTTTACCCATCACTTTGAACAGTTTGGATTGATTTAA
- a CDS encoding alpha/beta hydrolase translates to MIKKILIACSLLFAFQFMVLAQNEKAKPLTIGEVRTLKSKILNEDRTLNIYLPQGFDKAKSYPVIYLLDGSMNEDFIHVSGLVQFFNQMYAMPETIVVGIANIDRKRDFTFHTDLKDLQKDYPTTGHSDKFIDFLEKELLPYIGSQYKTTEKYLFGQSLGGLLATEILLKKPEMFNNYFIISPSLWWDDQSLLKQAPQLLSKSQDTNKFIYVSVGKDEHPVMVKDAGSLYDVMKQAGKKNWTVEYKMMETDNHATILHRSLYEGLVKLFPYREPK, encoded by the coding sequence ATGATTAAAAAGATTCTCATAGCCTGTAGCCTGCTGTTTGCCTTTCAATTCATGGTTTTAGCCCAGAATGAAAAAGCAAAACCGTTGACTATCGGAGAGGTCAGGACACTCAAGTCTAAAATCTTAAATGAAGACAGAACTTTAAATATTTATCTTCCCCAGGGTTTTGATAAAGCAAAGTCATATCCGGTGATCTATCTGCTGGATGGCTCAATGAATGAAGACTTCATTCATGTTTCTGGGTTGGTACAGTTCTTTAATCAAATGTATGCAATGCCTGAAACCATCGTGGTAGGAATTGCCAATATCGACAGAAAAAGAGATTTTACCTTTCATACCGATCTTAAGGATTTACAAAAAGATTACCCTACGACAGGCCATTCAGACAAGTTTATTGATTTTCTGGAAAAAGAATTACTTCCTTACATCGGAAGCCAGTATAAAACAACAGAGAAATATCTATTCGGGCAGTCCCTGGGAGGGCTTCTGGCAACAGAAATCTTGTTGAAAAAGCCTGAAATGTTCAATAACTATTTTATCATCAGTCCAAGTTTGTGGTGGGACGATCAGAGCTTATTAAAACAGGCTCCGCAATTGCTTTCCAAAAGCCAGGATACTAATAAATTTATTTACGTTTCTGTAGGAAAAGACGAACATCCTGTGATGGTAAAAGACGCAGGATCTCTTTATGATGTAATGAAACAGGCTGGTAAAAAGAACTGGACTGTGGAATATAAAATGATGGAAACAGACAATCATGCGACCATTCTTCACCGAAGTTTGTATGAAGGTTTGGTGAAACTATTCCCATACAGGGAACCGAAATAA